The following are encoded in a window of Flavobacterium psychrotrophum genomic DNA:
- a CDS encoding response regulator yields MSRPLNILLVEDDAIEVMKFNRVVKNLETKHKITEANNGEEALNLLKDRTVNPDIIILDLNMPKVNGLEFLKIIKQDDNRKFIPTIILTTSNNFTDIKECYQNGIAGYVVKPLKHDDYMTSTKKLLEYWSSNELIS; encoded by the coding sequence ATGTCAAGGCCATTAAATATATTACTAGTAGAAGACGATGCGATTGAAGTAATGAAATTTAACCGCGTGGTTAAAAACCTTGAAACCAAACATAAAATAACCGAAGCTAATAACGGCGAAGAAGCATTAAACCTGCTTAAAGACAGGACAGTTAATCCTGATATTATTATACTTGACCTTAATATGCCAAAGGTAAACGGCCTTGAGTTTCTTAAGATCATAAAACAAGATGACAACCGCAAGTTTATACCTACCATAATACTTACCACCTCTAATAACTTTACAGACATTAAAGAGTGTTATCAAAACGGTATTGCCGGTTATGTTGTAAAACCGCTTAAGCACGACGATTACATGACAAGCACTAAAAAGCTTTTAGAATACTGGAGCTCTAACGAACTTATTTCGTAA